One region of Cerasicoccus sp. TK19100 genomic DNA includes:
- a CDS encoding cyclic nucleotide-binding domain-containing protein produces the protein MDQAYILTKARLKLAYDIEASKPEHGILILKNVPLKTYLVVEEDQWWLLRKFREGVPLQELLPKLITDRKCPPLRSLYELVMKAVVTGVLEVDDQCLASAPKQNRAVEWDHGLRFGMAHYFGVAAILFGTLTVLFRPLGTPTNLLEILIGWLLICGCLTVGYFLSACLLVGFDREVYDTRFRWKHAFPHFCCNVEDGRMGGRLCEMSVALMQMAPMFFITGIAAIWYPHLVYVLLLGVFFITAPTGRSPASLLLRSLYRRYPLSTTHDFIFVQNRLLWTLINARIKFTDKSYLLIFGAFTFVWLFTVFLANLSAFDLNLRYLTDRYVQDGGAALTVIIVLIQMAATVLGSLAMISWIAAKNVLHVIEQLQARKQKPGPMRNHEISTEAVTQYFSETLLLKGVNAQILDELAQRVEGVVVDPKQYVCKEGEVGEHLYFVYDGGVEVLMELKSGRPLKITELGVGDVFGEIALLYNVPRTRSIRAARKSLLLAISRDDFQQLIVRSLGARDVEEIIRKQSFLHRIDLCRNWHPQALTSFSRLANIAEFKAGDTVIRKGMRNQFFYLIYDGLLEVVADSKRVAKLATGEFFGEISLLQNSTATADIVAITDSHCLVVQRRDFLQFIGKDFLVGLQFEDISSKRLKHPIFPLTGVAYDDFPDR, from the coding sequence ATGGATCAGGCATATATCCTCACCAAAGCGCGGCTCAAGCTGGCCTACGATATTGAGGCGAGTAAGCCCGAGCACGGGATACTTATCCTCAAAAATGTTCCACTGAAAACATACCTCGTCGTCGAGGAGGACCAGTGGTGGCTGTTGCGTAAATTTAGGGAAGGAGTGCCGTTGCAAGAGCTGTTGCCCAAGCTGATCACCGACCGCAAATGCCCGCCGCTGCGCAGTCTGTATGAGCTGGTGATGAAGGCCGTGGTGACGGGGGTGCTCGAAGTGGATGACCAATGCCTGGCCAGCGCGCCGAAGCAAAACCGCGCAGTGGAGTGGGACCATGGCTTGCGCTTCGGCATGGCGCATTATTTTGGTGTGGCAGCGATTTTGTTTGGGACGCTTACGGTGCTCTTCCGCCCGCTGGGCACGCCGACGAATCTCCTGGAAATCCTGATCGGCTGGCTCCTCATCTGCGGCTGCCTCACGGTAGGGTACTTTCTCTCGGCGTGTTTGCTGGTCGGCTTTGACCGCGAAGTGTACGATACCCGGTTCCGCTGGAAGCACGCCTTTCCGCATTTCTGTTGCAACGTGGAAGACGGACGCATGGGCGGACGCTTGTGCGAGATGAGCGTCGCGCTAATGCAGATGGCACCGATGTTTTTCATCACCGGCATCGCCGCGATCTGGTATCCCCATTTGGTTTATGTGCTGCTGCTCGGTGTGTTTTTCATCACGGCCCCCACAGGCCGGAGCCCGGCGAGCCTCCTGCTGCGGAGCCTTTATCGTCGCTACCCACTCTCGACCACGCACGACTTTATCTTTGTGCAAAATCGTCTGCTGTGGACGCTGATTAATGCCCGCATAAAATTCACCGATAAGAGCTACCTGCTGATCTTTGGCGCGTTCACCTTCGTATGGCTTTTCACGGTTTTCCTCGCGAATCTGTCTGCGTTCGACTTAAACTTACGCTACCTCACCGATCGCTACGTGCAGGATGGCGGTGCGGCGTTGACGGTGATCATCGTGCTCATACAAATGGCGGCCACGGTGCTGGGTAGCCTGGCGATGATTTCCTGGATCGCGGCGAAAAACGTGCTGCATGTCATTGAGCAATTACAGGCGCGCAAGCAGAAGCCCGGCCCCATGCGCAACCACGAGATCTCGACCGAGGCCGTGACCCAATACTTCAGTGAGACACTCCTCCTGAAGGGGGTTAACGCCCAAATCCTGGACGAGCTGGCGCAGCGGGTAGAAGGCGTCGTCGTGGACCCCAAGCAATACGTCTGCAAAGAGGGTGAGGTCGGCGAGCATTTGTATTTCGTTTACGATGGCGGCGTGGAGGTGCTCATGGAGCTAAAGTCCGGCCGACCGCTCAAGATCACCGAGCTCGGTGTGGGCGATGTCTTTGGCGAGATCGCGCTCCTCTACAATGTGCCGCGTACCCGCTCGATTCGTGCCGCCCGCAAGAGCCTGCTACTCGCGATTTCCCGTGATGATTTTCAGCAGCTCATCGTGCGCAGTTTGGGCGCGCGTGATGTGGAGGAAATTATCCGCAAGCAGTCCTTCCTGCACCGCATCGATCTCTGCCGCAACTGGCATCCGCAGGCGCTGACCAGCTTTTCGCGATTGGCCAATATCGCGGAGTTCAAGGCGGGAGACACCGTCATCCGCAAGGGCATGCGCAACCAGTTTTTCTACCTGATTTACGACGGGCTGCTCGAAGTCGTGGCCGATAGCAAACGCGTGGCCAAGCTTGCCACGGGCGAGTTCTTCGGTGAGATCAGCCTGCTGCAAAACAGCACTGCCACGGCCGATATCGTGGCGATTACGGACAGCCATTGCCTCGTGGTTCAGCGGCGTGACTTCCTGCAATTCATCGGCAAAGACTTTCTGGTGGGCCTCCAGTTTGAGGACATCAGCTCGAAGCGCCTCAAGCACCCGATCTTCCCGCTAACCGGCGTCGCCTACGACGACTTCCCGGATCGGTAA
- a CDS encoding 50S ribosomal protein L11 methyltransferase, with amino-acid sequence MHEVSCTVTPDLAEELEAYMCEYVRSNWSLLQIKDNDPIKLQGFFEDRAQAEQEYAEMRAEFPVLPAEPDWREFDDQEWQDAYKAFIDPWSYGDLHWVPVWMREEYHVPAGETAIYLDAGMAFGTGSHETTRLMAKRLLDYRDAHADFAGKRLIDAGCGSGILAMSGAKLGFKDVYAFDRDPEAIRVSIENRAFNELAESSVEFVDAGLEDGLAGRQADIILANIQADVLKIYAEQLINATAPGGVLALSGILAIEVDDVRAKFAPLAEAKFGQVTIDSRVDDEWCDLTIFTT; translated from the coding sequence ATGCACGAAGTTTCCTGCACCGTCACACCTGATTTAGCCGAAGAGCTTGAGGCCTACATGTGCGAATACGTTCGCTCCAACTGGTCGCTGCTCCAGATCAAGGATAACGACCCGATCAAGCTCCAGGGCTTCTTTGAGGACCGCGCGCAGGCCGAGCAGGAATACGCTGAGATGCGTGCCGAGTTCCCCGTGCTCCCCGCCGAGCCCGACTGGCGCGAGTTCGACGACCAGGAGTGGCAGGACGCCTACAAGGCGTTCATCGACCCATGGTCGTATGGCGATCTCCACTGGGTGCCCGTCTGGATGCGCGAGGAATACCACGTGCCCGCCGGCGAGACCGCGATTTACCTCGATGCCGGCATGGCCTTCGGCACCGGCAGCCACGAGACCACGCGCCTCATGGCCAAGCGCCTGCTTGACTACCGTGACGCGCATGCCGACTTCGCGGGCAAGCGCCTGATCGACGCCGGTTGCGGCAGCGGCATCCTCGCGATGTCCGGCGCCAAGCTCGGCTTTAAAGACGTCTATGCCTTCGACCGCGACCCCGAGGCGATCCGCGTCTCCATCGAGAACCGCGCGTTCAACGAGCTGGCGGAATCGAGCGTGGAGTTCGTCGACGCGGGGCTCGAAGACGGCCTTGCCGGTCGCCAGGCTGACATCATTCTGGCCAACATCCAGGCCGACGTCCTCAAAATTTACGCCGAGCAACTCATCAACGCCACGGCCCCCGGCGGCGTGCTCGCCCTGAGCGGCATCCTCGCAATCGAAGTTGACGACGTCCGCGCCAAGTTTGCCCCACTGGCCGAAGCCAAATTCGGCCAAGTGACGATCGACTCCCGCGTCGACGACGAATGGTGCGATTTGACGATCTTTACCACGTAA
- the dnaJ gene encoding molecular chaperone DnaJ, whose translation MPEDYYELLGVSRDADAAEIKKAYRKMAVKYHPDKNPDNPEAEEKFKQVSEAYEALKDPDKRAAYDRYGHAAFQGAGAGAGGAGGFHDPFDVFREFFGQQGGGGGGGIFEEFFGGGGGQRGGPTQGENLGEDLEISLEEAAEGCTKEISYRRHEHCGSCGGTGAASGSARTKCTTCNGHGQVISSRGFFQVRQACPTCQGQGTVIENPCDDCRGHGVQVKTHKVKLNIPPGVDTGSRLRSRGNGNAGGQGGPYGDLYVTLHIAQHDIFERHEDDLYCVIPIKFTLAALGGSIEVPTLSGRASLKIPSGTQGGTKFRLRGKGMPSLRGNHVGDQIVRVEIEVPKKLAGDEKAALEHFAEVCGDADEPVEKSFFDKAKKWFE comes from the coding sequence ATGCCCGAAGATTATTACGAGCTCCTCGGCGTTAGCCGGGACGCCGACGCTGCGGAGATCAAAAAGGCCTACCGCAAGATGGCCGTGAAGTATCACCCGGACAAAAATCCGGACAATCCCGAGGCTGAGGAAAAATTTAAGCAGGTCTCCGAGGCCTACGAGGCCCTCAAAGATCCCGACAAGCGCGCCGCCTACGATCGCTACGGTCACGCTGCCTTTCAGGGCGCGGGTGCCGGTGCCGGTGGCGCGGGTGGATTCCACGACCCGTTCGACGTCTTCCGCGAATTCTTCGGCCAGCAGGGCGGCGGTGGCGGAGGCGGCATTTTCGAGGAATTCTTCGGTGGTGGCGGTGGCCAGCGCGGCGGCCCCACGCAAGGTGAGAACCTCGGCGAAGATCTGGAAATTTCCCTCGAAGAAGCGGCCGAAGGCTGCACCAAAGAAATTTCCTACCGACGCCATGAGCACTGCGGCTCGTGCGGCGGCACCGGCGCAGCATCCGGCAGCGCCCGCACCAAGTGCACGACTTGCAACGGCCACGGCCAGGTAATTAGCTCCCGCGGCTTTTTTCAAGTGCGCCAGGCCTGCCCGACCTGCCAGGGTCAGGGCACCGTCATTGAAAACCCCTGCGACGACTGCCGTGGCCACGGCGTGCAGGTCAAAACGCACAAGGTAAAGCTCAACATCCCGCCCGGCGTGGACACCGGCTCGCGCCTGCGTTCGCGCGGCAACGGCAATGCCGGTGGCCAGGGCGGCCCATACGGCGATCTTTACGTGACGCTTCACATTGCGCAACACGACATTTTCGAGCGCCATGAGGACGACCTCTATTGCGTGATCCCGATCAAGTTCACGCTCGCGGCGCTGGGCGGCTCCATCGAGGTGCCGACGCTTTCCGGCCGCGCCTCGCTCAAGATTCCGTCCGGCACCCAGGGCGGCACCAAGTTCCGCCTGCGCGGCAAGGGCATGCCCTCCCTGCGCGGCAACCACGTGGGCGACCAGATTGTCCGCGTCGAGATCGAGGTGCCCAAGAAGCTCGCGGGCGATGAAAAAGCGGCACTGGAGCACTTTGCCGAAGTCTGCGGTGATGCCGACGAACCGGTGGAAAAGTCCTTCTTCGACAAAGCCAAGAAGTGGTTTGAATGA
- a CDS encoding PPK2 family polyphosphate kinase, whose amino-acid sequence MELKDFKHYLIKKGQNDNLSKVSPDPWDDIPEDKDEGKDELAELNARLADLQQRFFVDKSKKLLFVLQGMDTSGKNGTIRNVFRGVNPQGVDVASFDKPSTKELSHDYLWRVHRSTPANGEIVIFDRSHYEDVLAVRVNDLKPKEVWSKRFRHINDFEQLLVDEGCIIIKFFLHIDRAAQKERLQARLDRPEKNWKFDPSDLVARSRWEQYEKAYEEVFEKTSHAHAPWYLIPANKKWARNLLVARIVVACLEDLHLSYPKVNYDPAKIEID is encoded by the coding sequence ATGGAACTGAAAGACTTTAAGCACTACTTGATCAAGAAGGGCCAAAACGACAACCTCTCGAAGGTGTCGCCGGACCCTTGGGATGACATTCCGGAGGACAAGGATGAGGGCAAAGATGAGCTCGCCGAGCTCAACGCGCGCCTCGCCGACCTCCAGCAGCGGTTCTTCGTCGATAAGTCCAAGAAGCTGCTCTTCGTGCTGCAGGGCATGGACACCAGCGGCAAGAACGGCACGATCCGCAACGTTTTCCGCGGCGTCAATCCGCAGGGCGTCGATGTGGCCAGCTTTGACAAGCCGAGCACGAAGGAACTTTCCCACGACTATTTGTGGCGTGTGCATCGCAGTACGCCGGCCAATGGCGAGATCGTCATCTTTGACCGCAGCCACTACGAGGACGTGCTCGCGGTGCGCGTGAACGACCTCAAGCCCAAAGAAGTCTGGAGCAAGCGCTTCCGCCACATCAACGACTTCGAGCAGCTACTCGTCGACGAGGGCTGCATCATCATCAAATTCTTCCTCCACATCGACCGCGCAGCGCAAAAAGAGCGCCTGCAAGCACGCCTCGACCGGCCGGAGAAAAATTGGAAATTTGACCCGTCGGACTTGGTTGCCCGCAGCCGCTGGGAGCAATACGAAAAGGCCTACGAGGAAGTGTTTGAAAAGACCAGCCACGCCCATGCCCCCTGGTATCTCATCCCGGCCAACAAGAAATGGGCGCGCAATCTCCTTGTCGCCCGTATCGTCGTGGCCTGCCTGGAAGACCTCCACCTGAGCTACCCGAAGGTCAATTACGACCCGGCGAAGATCGAGATCGATTAG
- the purN gene encoding phosphoribosylglycinamide formyltransferase: MFRVAILGSGRGSNAEAILRAQEEGRLGPSQVLGIFSDQPHARILKLGPQFDTPSIYLDPGPYKTKFTPEAEEHWAHAIDSISPDLVVLAGFMRVLKTPLLKAFEGRIINLHPSLLPKHPGLHSIRKAFEAGDKETGCTVHWVNDEVDGGEIIKRASVPIYPEDTLEAVEERVHQAEHALLPAVIRKLAEEAAFQGRI; encoded by the coding sequence ATGTTTCGCGTTGCCATTTTAGGTTCCGGTCGCGGCAGTAACGCCGAGGCAATCCTCCGCGCCCAGGAAGAGGGACGCCTGGGCCCTAGCCAAGTGCTCGGCATCTTCTCCGACCAGCCGCATGCACGCATCCTGAAGCTTGGGCCGCAGTTCGACACGCCCAGCATCTACCTCGATCCGGGCCCGTATAAGACCAAATTTACGCCCGAAGCCGAGGAGCATTGGGCGCACGCGATTGACAGCATTTCGCCGGACCTCGTTGTCCTGGCTGGCTTCATGCGCGTGCTCAAAACGCCGCTGCTCAAAGCCTTCGAAGGCCGCATTATCAACCTGCACCCCAGCCTGCTGCCCAAGCACCCGGGCCTGCACTCCATCCGCAAGGCCTTCGAGGCGGGCGACAAGGAGACTGGCTGCACCGTGCATTGGGTGAACGACGAAGTCGACGGCGGCGAGATCATCAAACGCGCCTCGGTGCCGATCTACCCGGAAGACACACTGGAGGCAGTCGAAGAGCGCGTCCACCAGGCTGAGCATGCGCTGCTGCCCGCCGTGATCCGCAAACTCGCCGAAGAGGCCGCCTTCCAGGGCCGTATTTAA
- a CDS encoding adenylyltransferase/cytidyltransferase family protein yields MNVQDLPNPRLLSLSDAIERRETLRAEGKRVVLTNGCFDLLHTGHVYFLSEAAKLGDALFIAINSDVSVKALKGETRPVQSELERAYLLGRLNFVDTLVTFGTPRLTAEIAALQPDVYAKAGDYTLETLNPEERGALEACGAVIQFMPFLQGYSTTSLIAKISAAATTF; encoded by the coding sequence ATGAACGTCCAAGACTTGCCCAATCCCCGCCTGCTCAGCCTGAGCGACGCCATTGAGCGCCGCGAAACGCTGCGCGCCGAGGGCAAACGGGTCGTGCTGACCAACGGCTGTTTCGACCTGCTGCACACCGGGCACGTTTACTTCCTGAGCGAGGCCGCCAAACTGGGCGATGCACTGTTCATCGCGATCAATTCCGATGTCAGTGTCAAGGCGCTCAAGGGCGAAACCCGCCCCGTGCAGAGCGAGTTGGAGCGCGCGTATTTGCTCGGGCGGCTGAACTTTGTCGACACGCTCGTCACCTTCGGCACACCGCGGCTGACGGCCGAGATCGCGGCGCTCCAGCCCGACGTTTACGCCAAAGCTGGCGACTACACGCTGGAAACGCTCAACCCCGAGGAACGCGGCGCGCTGGAGGCCTGCGGTGCCGTCATCCAGTTCATGCCATTTTTGCAGGGCTACAGCACCACGTCTTTGATTGCCAAGATCAGCGCCGCCGCTACAACCTTTTAA
- a CDS encoding tetratricopeptide repeat protein: MQLFKTISLILSLPVLSHAADVNEWLTLKERFLDQDQREAYHYESPANDTEIIEMVDLLNAMPPAEQWDALIATYQQSLEEVDSKSVRDFENMLLLAMLQYMAAPDGSDAFITSLKASQKQWKELAKSAGEDQRQSYVYQNIDRQLRQLINRLEGTDSRGSDIEEQIKRLEAQMARMQPVDETDLIAIAGSEENLATIRNLMLAQQAFQEQMMEKYEGVTEVTAEMREDYTAAQAAFLEEQKDAMELFKTIQQKPGWPTLMTNLMQSESNPYRREQLPTLYFPQELVSSAGQERSAALIRQALKLPALIVIHSYDQRETQELAAEIALEMIDELAVAQWALVSSPEDMELFAQMQERFPAPEKPKEDHHDPQYNAYMNAKYIQALSLIKAGQALEATELLATVESDPNYYIDESKEFTTPEQQQAAWQAFYGAISRNPDSPLWSDLFELSEVYEKEAEIYALVTSLIASQPVQVDQLDQAASSLAYHYSAQGDIESTLRIYRETSEILQDSANKNLIYESASDTDSIARHALSLGIITDNQELTDLSIQIAANTLAIVRAQPIGEDDYFNFYDLRSPLLQTYLELKNYTALEETALAEIDYLKQLSANATGEDYQIEQRREAIQQALPDVMAYYLLALYGQQRFGDMVDTLATSKDFNKPFLSDYLNEQNKDDLPAKVAYALHVAGQSETATALLEAQLLKRDDDDQLYEVLVEIQGVDAIPYLDYLSQINQFEERPLIWKGQALLDAGKLQQAEAVIKQAMTMDPSDGDQGKEDRMRVYAVMGAIREAQGNTEEAEFFDKVLRSIRISENADDYYYAGLRDEAIAMYEEALTYFVDAYCIQSRLAVKLMDAGQEEEAAKHYAKAFELMPDSFGRIESHCFGCEGAFRGETAQLIADRVFGDYIKRNPQDPQGYYLLAYLRMEQERYDEALDNLVIAVDLDPQYLNAWKKLISISRNVKLDQEQIDDIALNLLYLDPLGRNSHVNFSDFNNFRKLWPAMEQAAELRKNANQPREIYPLQTDNTEESDDSRISRYHGDQSVGQMALDNRNISAVKSLLSSTPRASETLE, translated from the coding sequence ATGCAACTATTCAAAACGATAAGCCTCATCCTCTCACTCCCCGTTCTCAGCCACGCGGCTGATGTCAACGAATGGCTCACCCTGAAGGAACGCTTCCTCGACCAGGATCAGCGCGAGGCGTATCACTACGAGTCACCCGCCAACGACACAGAAATTATCGAGATGGTGGACTTGCTCAATGCCATGCCGCCCGCCGAGCAATGGGACGCACTCATTGCCACCTATCAGCAATCGCTGGAAGAGGTCGACTCCAAGTCGGTTCGCGATTTCGAAAACATGCTCCTCCTCGCCATGCTGCAATACATGGCAGCCCCGGACGGCAGTGATGCGTTCATTACATCGCTCAAAGCCTCTCAAAAGCAATGGAAGGAGCTGGCCAAATCCGCTGGCGAAGATCAGCGCCAGTCGTATGTGTATCAAAATATCGACCGCCAACTTCGGCAACTGATCAATCGACTGGAAGGCACAGACTCGCGCGGCTCCGACATTGAAGAGCAGATAAAGCGCCTTGAGGCGCAGATGGCGCGCATGCAGCCCGTGGATGAAACGGATCTGATCGCCATTGCCGGCAGCGAGGAAAACCTGGCAACGATACGCAACCTCATGCTCGCACAACAAGCCTTCCAAGAACAAATGATGGAAAAATATGAGGGCGTCACGGAAGTCACTGCGGAAATGCGCGAAGATTACACCGCCGCTCAAGCTGCGTTTCTCGAAGAGCAAAAAGACGCCATGGAGTTGTTTAAAACCATCCAGCAAAAGCCCGGTTGGCCGACTCTGATGACGAACCTCATGCAAAGCGAAAGCAACCCGTATCGCAGAGAGCAATTGCCCACATTGTATTTTCCCCAGGAGCTCGTCAGCAGCGCTGGTCAAGAACGCTCGGCAGCGCTGATTCGGCAGGCACTAAAGCTGCCCGCCCTGATCGTCATCCACAGCTACGACCAACGCGAAACGCAGGAACTCGCCGCAGAAATCGCACTCGAAATGATAGACGAGTTGGCCGTAGCACAATGGGCACTTGTTAGCTCTCCCGAAGACATGGAGCTGTTCGCGCAAATGCAGGAGCGCTTCCCTGCCCCCGAAAAGCCGAAAGAAGATCATCATGATCCGCAGTACAATGCCTACATGAATGCCAAATACATTCAGGCATTGTCACTCATCAAAGCTGGGCAAGCCCTTGAAGCGACCGAGCTACTTGCCACGGTCGAATCTGATCCCAATTATTACATTGATGAGTCCAAGGAATTCACCACGCCCGAGCAGCAGCAGGCCGCATGGCAGGCATTCTACGGTGCGATCTCGCGTAACCCTGACTCGCCACTCTGGAGCGATCTCTTCGAGCTTTCTGAAGTTTATGAGAAAGAGGCCGAAATCTATGCATTGGTTACCAGCTTGATCGCCAGCCAGCCCGTGCAAGTGGATCAGCTCGATCAGGCTGCCTCTTCACTGGCCTACCATTACTCCGCGCAGGGAGACATCGAATCCACGCTGCGTATCTATCGCGAGACCAGCGAAATTCTTCAAGATAGCGCCAACAAGAACCTGATCTACGAAAGCGCGTCCGACACCGACTCCATCGCCCGACATGCCCTTTCACTCGGCATCATCACCGACAATCAGGAACTCACGGACCTCAGTATTCAAATCGCTGCAAACACCCTCGCCATCGTGCGTGCGCAGCCCATTGGCGAGGACGATTACTTCAACTTTTACGACCTGCGCAGCCCACTTCTCCAAACTTATCTGGAGCTAAAGAACTACACCGCGCTGGAAGAAACCGCCTTGGCCGAGATAGACTATTTAAAGCAACTTTCCGCCAATGCCACGGGTGAGGATTACCAAATCGAGCAACGCCGCGAAGCCATTCAGCAAGCCTTACCCGACGTGATGGCCTACTACCTCCTGGCACTGTACGGACAGCAGCGATTTGGCGACATGGTCGATACCCTGGCGACATCCAAAGACTTCAATAAACCTTTTCTCAGCGACTACCTCAATGAGCAAAACAAGGACGACCTGCCCGCAAAAGTCGCCTACGCGCTGCACGTTGCGGGACAGTCTGAAACTGCCACAGCGCTCTTGGAGGCCCAGCTCCTCAAACGCGACGACGATGACCAACTTTACGAAGTGTTGGTCGAGATCCAGGGCGTCGATGCGATTCCCTATCTCGACTACTTGTCGCAGATAAATCAATTTGAAGAACGCCCGCTAATCTGGAAAGGACAAGCACTGCTCGACGCCGGTAAGCTACAGCAAGCCGAAGCCGTCATCAAACAGGCCATGACCATGGACCCCTCCGATGGTGACCAGGGTAAGGAGGACCGCATGCGTGTTTACGCGGTAATGGGAGCTATTCGCGAAGCTCAGGGCAATACCGAGGAAGCTGAATTCTTCGACAAAGTGCTTCGCTCCATTCGCATTTCAGAGAACGCTGACGATTATTATTACGCAGGGCTTAGAGATGAAGCCATTGCCATGTATGAAGAAGCGCTGACCTACTTTGTCGACGCTTACTGCATTCAGTCCCGCCTCGCCGTGAAGCTGATGGATGCAGGCCAGGAAGAGGAAGCCGCCAAGCATTATGCCAAAGCATTCGAGCTGATGCCCGACAGTTTTGGCCGCATCGAAAGCCACTGCTTCGGCTGCGAAGGTGCCTTCCGCGGCGAGACGGCGCAGCTCATTGCCGACCGTGTTTTTGGCGACTACATCAAGCGCAATCCGCAGGACCCGCAGGGCTACTACCTCCTCGCCTACCTGCGCATGGAGCAGGAGCGCTATGACGAAGCATTGGACAATCTCGTGATCGCCGTCGATCTGGACCCCCAATACCTGAACGCCTGGAAGAAGCTAATCTCCATCTCGCGCAACGTGAAGCTGGACCAGGAACAAATCGACGACATTGCCCTCAATCTGCTCTACCTGGATCCACTCGGACGCAATTCCCATGTAAATTTCAGCGACTTCAATAACTTCCGCAAGCTTTGGCCGGCCATGGAACAAGCCGCCGAACTCCGCAAAAACGCAAACCAGCCACGCGAGATTTACCCGCTGCAAACAGACAACACGGAAGAGTCGGACGATAGCAGAATCTCACGATACCACGGTGACCAATCCGTCGGCCAGATGGCTCTGGACAACCGCAATATCAGCGCCGTGAAGAGCCTGCTCTCCAGCACACCCCGCGCTAGCGAGACGCTTGAATAA
- a CDS encoding DUF2254 domain-containing protein, translating into MMNFSLPALWLRILQSFWFIPALLAGAAIVAAVGMNALDHAIGFNTSSKLAWFMQTPEGARTILSTISGSIITVTGVLLSTMVVVLTLASQQYGPRLVQNFIEDRPSQFVIGTFCGCFIYNIITLKNVSSGDTSFVPNISVLFAVLFSLMCIGLMIYFVQHVASSIQVQSIMRRVYSDLNEAVDELFPEEVARPSTEEISVDDVRAQLEDGPAEGLIELSCLRAGYLQFIRDSEILRLVEQHDLLLELCCLPGEFMVKGQALARVRCRRSLHDEAREKLLATFVIGTFPTHEQDVMFPIRQMEEIAIRALSPGINDPHTAEECIDYLACAFRVLATRPWPDTLRVGQDGQPRLITRTWSFEKLLRGAFQQTFFYGREDITIVRKVLIALNDIAETCEPGSDRRKTVTEFARELAQAGGDSLPLASHREQMPVLVE; encoded by the coding sequence ATGATGAACTTCTCACTACCGGCACTCTGGCTACGCATTCTGCAATCGTTTTGGTTTATCCCGGCACTCTTGGCGGGAGCGGCGATTGTGGCGGCCGTTGGCATGAATGCGCTCGATCACGCCATCGGGTTTAACACCAGCAGCAAGCTTGCCTGGTTCATGCAAACGCCCGAGGGGGCGCGGACGATTCTTTCGACGATTTCGGGCTCGATCATCACGGTGACGGGCGTGCTGCTCTCCACGATGGTGGTGGTGCTGACGCTGGCTTCGCAGCAGTACGGGCCGCGACTGGTACAAAACTTTATCGAAGATCGCCCAAGCCAGTTCGTGATTGGCACTTTTTGCGGGTGCTTCATTTACAACATCATCACGCTGAAAAATGTCAGCTCGGGCGATACCAGCTTCGTGCCAAATATCTCCGTGCTGTTTGCGGTGCTGTTTTCGCTGATGTGCATCGGGCTGATGATTTATTTTGTGCAGCATGTAGCCTCGTCGATCCAGGTTCAGTCGATCATGCGGCGGGTTTACTCGGACTTAAACGAAGCCGTCGATGAGCTGTTTCCGGAAGAAGTTGCCCGGCCCTCGACGGAGGAAATTTCCGTTGACGACGTCCGTGCGCAACTGGAAGACGGCCCGGCGGAAGGGCTCATTGAGCTCTCTTGCTTACGTGCGGGCTACCTCCAGTTTATCCGCGATTCTGAGATTCTGCGGCTCGTGGAGCAGCATGATCTCCTGCTGGAGCTGTGCTGTCTGCCGGGCGAATTCATGGTGAAGGGGCAGGCACTGGCGCGTGTGCGCTGTCGCCGTTCTCTGCATGACGAGGCACGTGAAAAACTGCTGGCCACGTTTGTTATTGGCACGTTTCCGACGCACGAGCAGGACGTCATGTTCCCAATTCGGCAAATGGAGGAAATCGCGATTCGCGCGCTCTCGCCCGGCATAAACGACCCGCACACGGCCGAGGAATGCATCGACTACCTGGCGTGCGCATTTCGCGTTTTGGCGACACGCCCCTGGCCGGACACCCTGCGCGTCGGGCAGGATGGTCAGCCGCGGTTGATCACGCGTACTTGGTCATTCGAGAAGCTGCTGCGCGGCGCATTTCAGCAGACTTTTTTCTACGGGCGCGAGGACATCACTATCGTTCGCAAGGTGCTCATCGCGCTCAATGACATCGCCGAGACTTGTGAGCCCGGCAGTGATCGCCGCAAAACAGTGACGGAGTTTGCCCGCGAGCTGGCGCAGGCAGGAGGCGACTCGCTGCCGCTAGCTTCACACCGCGAGCAGATGCCGGTGCTCGTGGAATAG